The nucleotide window ATGAAACAATTTACGTTCACCTATGTACGGTGAATTAGAACTTTTGAACTTGATCGTTTAGTACAGACCtcaaaatgtttcactgaatgtttaaccctttgagcgccaaagtgaATTCTTGTCACCTTCAGAAAATGCACGCCAGtctattttttcagattttgtcaaaattttgataacaaactgtagccaataaaatgtgatgtccatttggtccaaaaatatcaaaaaattacagaaaaattcataaaaattggtaaaaatgttgcactaaactttttggtgggaacaattacagcacacAAAGGGTTAATCTTGTCTGGGTACAAGTAGTGTTGAGTgcacagttgaccagtatttcagaatgtttcatgcagtcaaacaacacaaattatttttcgcattaaacaaaattcatgaaaaggcTCAAAAAGGAGCGACTTTTAACctttatttataaaacaaattaaaattatttcGAGGATAGAGAAGAGATTGTAGTTTGAGGCCAACACAAAAATAGATCGAAGGTATTTTTAAAAGATATATTCAATTGCTTGAGAGTCCCTTGTTGGGCAGCAGTATACGGTCAGCTGACAGTCGATCAGTCGAACATTAACACTCAGTAAACAATTGTGTGAAAATTGTACAATCTGTAAACTTTGTTTTATTGAGACCAATTGTTTCAACTTTAACAGCGAAGATTACATGATATTGTGACATGATGTTTCATTATTGTAGAATATATAtttgttgataaataaataatgaattcAAGAAATGAtgacaaataaatgaatgaataaataaataaaaatttcacacaaagacatttttttctttcctgGCAGATTTTATGAAAGCATTGAAGGTGCGATGTACTTTACTTTGTATGGTTGGTGGTTTGGTTTTACATAAGTGAACTTGAACGGAACCTCAAATTCTATTTCAGGTCTGTTGTCACGGTATCCAATGGTACGAAGCTGGTATGCAAGGACAGATGTTGATATTTCAAAACAGCACCTGTGCAAGAAATTAATAAGACAAATGTTACTCATCAGCTGCCTTGGCTCAAAGGGATTGAACCTCTcgcgtgtgtgtatatatatatatatatatatatatatatatatatatatatatatatatatatatatatatatatatatatatatatatatatatatatatatatatatatatgtttatatttatatatatatatattatatatactgcTCAAGACAGTATAcgtgcatacatatatatatatatatatgtttatatttatatgtatatatatatatatatatactgctcAAGACAGTATACGtgcttacatatatatatatatatatatatatatatatatatatatatatatatatatatatatatatatatatactgctcAAGACAGTATACGTGCTTACACTGCATAATGACAACATTTTAATAAGCGTTATTATAATACTGCACCGGACAGACAGTCAAACAGAAACGAGCAAAAGAGgtaaaaaattactgaaacgTACTCCTTAGGGAACGAAATTAAGAACAAGTAGGAATTCTCTCAATACGTTTCCATGATGTCAGCAGCGACCAAATATGTAGTTACTTGTACCGGTCGAaagggggcggggggggggggtaaaaagACAACCAAATCCTACATCACCTCCCAAGACAGAACCAAATACATATCCCCTCCCCAGAAAAAAGGAAATACTAGTGCTGCTGAAACCAATCGTATTTCCAATGCAGTGTGAAAGAAATTTCCAAACATGACAGGACGGCCGTTACATACGGGAAATCACCTCAATGCCAACTAGCTGGAAAATAGGGGAAATGACTCTCATCTCCAAATGAGTGCATCCAATATGCTCCAGCCCTATCACACTGACTAACTCTTGTGTCAATTTTGGTATGATCGTTCTTGCTCATCTGACTATTGAGTACCTCTCAAGGGGTAATTACATCGACAAATCCGTAGAGAAGGGCCAGAATACACAGAAAGACTACCTTAAATGCCGTGAGAAGAAtggcaaaacaaaatattgcgacttgatttgtaaaatgtataTAGTACTATAGAGCGGTTCATTTGTGTTAAAATGAGAGACGGGGCTATGGATTGGACATGATGTTGTATTGGTGTCTTCCAAGGTTGTCCATTATCGCTCGTTTCACTCCCGGCTGTCTTCAACTTGGTCATTGCGTGAGTGCATCAGACATCACATCATCAGCTAAACCATGGGAAGACTATCTTACCCCGTGCCGCCGTAATTCCAGAAGGTTGCCAACAATTCGACACAGTCGGTAGCTTTCTCACCGAGACAAGAACAATGAAGGCTAAGCCATTAACATGAAAGTCCCATGCAATTAAGAAAGCCgctcaaaaattgacaaatgcgGGCAGTCTGGGCACAGTACGCAGTACGTAGCCAATGCAAAGCCTCAGTGAAGAATTACTGAAAGAGATATTGCCTCTACTTCATATGAATAAGATTTCGTAGGAAAATGATGCATACAGACCTGAAGGGTTTCAGAATGAAACAGATGGTTGAACAGAAGGTGTTAAAAGTGTCAAAAAGAATGGAAGGAGTCAATCTGGATTGGATCATAAAGATGCGTATATACCACAACGCAATCGTTCAAAAAATGACGTAGGTATTTACCATTTATAACTTCCAAACAACCTACAACAACatcttttcaacatttttcacacatatgtatattacatatatacatatcacGTCATagtaaagacagacagacagatgacaTGCATGaatacatgcatgcattcatgcatgtatgtatgtatgtgcatgcatgcatgcatgcatgcatgcatgcatgcatacatacatacatacatacatacatacatacatacatacatacatacatacatacatacatacatacatacatacatacatacatacatacatacatacatacatacatacatacatacatacatacatacatacatacatacatacatacatacatacatacatacataggatATACATTGGTAGAGCAAGCAGTGAGTTGGTCATCCTTACCTTCGCTGTAAACTAGTATTATGAATCGAGAAGTACTGTGTTTAGGTCTCTTCGTCGTCTGCCGAGTCCAGACATGGTCTGCTTGTTTTCTCTGAATCTCCTGATCTTTTCTTCTCTTACACGTTGTCTTTCCGCAAGGGCTTGCGATAGAAGTCTGTTCTGTATCGTTTGTGTGGACACGCCAATTGAGAGTCCTAGAACCGGGTTTGGGTCACGTTTAAAAACTGGAATATGTAACAAAAGAGGAGCAGAATATATTAATATACTTACTGGCACGTATGCAGTCATTTCCAATGCAAGGCAgaagttttatttatttgttttgtttttatttccctTTGCTTTTATTTAGTTGTGCAACAGTATATCAGCGATTGTACGTATAGGATATTTTCTATGTACAGTACGTATCTCATATCACCGGCAAGGGACACACGAGTTCGAGTTTTACCTTAGCATGAGTAACGCCGCATGCCaagtttgaaatcataaacgTTTGATGATAGCCAAAGGAGTGTCGTGCACAAATGTCTGCATATACTGCGATAGGCAATAATTTTAACGATATTGTTTGTCTGTCGTCGACGTTAATGGAGTACTGCGGACAAGCAGCTTCGCTACGACTGAGTCCGCGCTCCCTTAATATATTCCGAGAACAGAAGATCACTATAATCGGCGGTTTTGGTCCTAGTCAATAGACTTGGCGCCAAACAAGCAATGTTGTTGACGGCCAGAATAAATTAAAGACGTGTCCACTATAATTTTAATagatttcaacaaaaaaatgcTAAACATAATTACCGTATAAGCTTTATCGAGAATAGCATTTTTGTCGCAAAGTCCGTTTGAAAAATGTGGCAGACGTCGACAGAGAATGATTCGGCGTATTCTGTTGAAAATCAGCGACGAAGTAATCAGAATGATTTGAAATGTATTTTGCGCGGGAACAACTGTAGTCTGAGCGCGTTCAGAGGAACTGATATTGGCGCAAACCTACCTTGTTCTGCGTTTTCGTTGTTATCGTTGGCAGCAATGTGTAAATACCTTCGCCATTCTTCTGCTGTCGGTCGGTGTATGGTGTATGAGTCTGCAACTATCGTGACTGTCATAAGAATCGTCACCGAAAGCAACGCAAAGCTGCAGTAATGCATTTCCCACACAGGCCTGCAAAGGAGAACCGAAAATTACGATGAGAGataaaaaagaaggaaaaataatacttttcgCAGAGATGGAATTGTTCAAGCGAAATTCTCACCGCATTCTTGTGTGACGATGGGCGATAGATTCAGTAATGCAGGCGGCTGGACAGTACAAAGGCTTTGTATAGCTCACTTCAACCCACTACTGAGATCACAAGGTTCGCATGTCTAATTTATACACGCGTCTCAGCAAGATGACACCGTCACCGACAGTTATTGACACCTGCGTTGTAAAAGTGATACAAACAGTACGGACAAACACGATGAATGAGTTAAGTGAATGGTGGCGCTATACATGCGGGCAGACCGAAATTAATTTCGACTTTTATGATTGAATGTACCGATTATGAAATTGTTTtctgaaattaaaattgacaagtGACATGCTAACTAATACGGGAGGGACAACTCCACCGCGCTCCTTTTTTCGAGGATAGAAAGGAAAATAGAAAATGGGGGTCAATCAATCGTAACGTTCAGAAACGCCCGCATTATTGAGATAGCCTCAACCCCGACAGAATTATATCGATGCCGCGAATCTAAAATGCGCGAAAGGGAAACAAAAAGCGCTCCGCAAAAAAAGATCCACATCGAATCAAATGTAAGACATCATTAAGGAGAAGTCCGTGGAACTTCCCTTGGTGTGCTGGGAATAAATATATCACTATGACGCAGGTTAATATCCGCAGCATCAGGGCGATGCGTTGCCCGCCAGGAAAACATACAGCTATCAGATTTTGGGAGTCATTCGAAATCTGCTCTCTCTTTTGATTCTTACTTCGGATATCTTGTCGCTGATCAGTGACAGTTCAGAGAAAAATAGTGAGCCTATCCCTGGACACGTTTATATGATGTTTTTATTAATAATTCATTAACAGCTCATGGGAAATGCAAAAGCGATTAGCGCAAAAAAAACATACGCGGTGTCACTCGGGCTGCTTTGCGTATATGTCCCAGTATTCATGCAAGTTTGTACTACGTTGATATACCTGACTTCGTGTGGTCGTTCTGTTTAAACGCAAAGTAGTCATGCCCTGTAAATGACTAATTTACCGTCTAACACTTCCTATTCTTAACCCCATGTCGACTGTGAACGACTCTCCTCGTAACCTTGCATTTGCTGTTGGAGGTAGAATGTCCCCCCAGGAttgatattcagactctcaaatattCTCAACACTTTTCTAGTCGACATCTCGTTGCGACTCATTCTGAAAGCCCTGGAGTAAGTAAAACTTTCATGGGCTtagttttctgaaaactgtattttgttttccCTGTAGAGTGAAAACAGGGATGACCGcgtcatttcattttcaatttcaaatatgggCAAAtgtttggttatttgtttctttagtaccaaactttgaacGGTGACTCCTGGTTTTTTATTCTCGGTTTAGTAAAATgctcgaaagtttcattgagtgaagtttgagcaaaagtttaattctttcactttcgagacgcatactaccttaagcgaGACAGGCATTGGATCAAACGAGGCACCCCCACCTCCGACTGCAACCAAGGCGAAAAGCGTGGCGCTCCAGAAGACAGCCAGTTTCAAGGTGATAGGAGACATTTTAGAACAGTTGTGTTGCCTCATTTAGGTAAAAAGCTTGCCGATACAATAAACGGGTAGACCCCGCCGATTGCTACAATGATCAAACCCCTCGGTCGGTGTAAGTCACCTTCGTGTGCTTCGAATACAAGTTCAATTTTCAGAAGTCTGATCACAATGTCATTGTTTCATTCTGATTGTTTCTCAATTACCTTGACCTTGATTCTCCTCAGTAATCAAGTGCTGTTATCATActttcaggtgccgccaactcaGCGTTTGTGCAAAAACTTGTTGATGCGCAGGACGGGCAAATTTAAACACTAATCAGCGGACGGGGAGAAAAAAATCGATATTTGTGGGCggagaagaaatttcatttttttagcgGGCACGGAGAAAACTTTTGACAGTGGgtaccggaaaatacgtagagggaggggaataTCGTGGTTGCCCACttagaggggggggggcaatgtTTCAAGGTATACTGCTCTCACGGTTTTGCGTTGAACCGGGTTACCAAGTGGGCATCTagtgggcaatggggaatttcagtagtagggagagggcaatggggagcttgaattgttgttggGAGTGGGGAGCAGGTAGACCatagataccggagggcagtgggtatcaaaattcagtggggtCATATTTTCCgtatatgccagtgggaggacagttacgaacagctctacttttcCCTCCAAATttcaggtcaaggtcaaaaataagtcAAATCGATCTATAAGCctgcaaaacatattttgtgatgattttgcgaaattgatgaaatttaacaGTTAGCGGCACCTGTACTTTTTGTAACCCAACGACTGCATATGATTAGCGAAGTGAGCGTGtattgaaggtgttatcagtgaggccgatgtaaacctCCTCCTTATGCAGTCCCATTGAGACTGACATTTCTGGCTTGATAGGCAATTACAAAGAGCAGCTTTGTCTTCCGGTGATTACCCTCATATATGAGATTTGATTATGCGGGCCATATTCTCCATGTTGTAGCTCCCTTTGACTGTGTTTCTATTGGAGATCTTGTGCTGTTTATACCCCTTTGAAAAGTGTTGATCAACAAGTTGAAGACATTTCTTGCCGATGTTATAGTTTCATCGTTTTTACTGAAAGGGGTCTAAACCATGTGAATGTTAAgtttcctgttattgtttctTCTCGTTGATTGGTTGGTCTTGACATAGTGAATTTTGTCGGTGTAACCTCTTGATTTCAACGCTGTGTTGTAGTGACCTTTGTATTTATCCATGGTTATTTGGTCTCTGAAGAGCAAGGACAAGGTCTTTGACTTTCCATGGTCAACCACTGACAGAGCTACATATATTCAATGCTGATAAACCTACACTGTTGAACAaccgctctgagttggtttcaaaatggcgccatcaaaataaatattacttatcaaatttcaacTCCGCCTAAAACACAGTATTATGGTACGTCCAAACCATAGAAATGAGAGAGAAGACCTAGA belongs to Ptychodera flava strain L36383 chromosome 17, AS_Pfla_20210202, whole genome shotgun sequence and includes:
- the LOC139115769 gene encoding uncharacterized protein, whose amino-acid sequence is MRPVWEMHYCSFALLSVTILMTVTIVADSYTIHRPTAEEWRRYLHIAANDNNENAEQVFKRDPNPVLGLSIGVSTQTIQNRLLSQALAERQRVREEKIRRFRENKQTMSGLGRRRRDLNTVLLDS